The genomic stretch TCCCGGAAGCGGGGTGGCCGGGTAGGTCAGGACCGGCCCGCCGGCCACCCGGTAGGTGCCGCCGGCCTCGCTTGCGCTGCGGACCACGAGTTTGGGGGCCGGGCTGAGGTCTCCGTCGACGTATCTCTCCGATGGGTCGACGCTGCTTCCCACCAGTGCGTCCAGCTCGACCCCGGCCTCGTTCAGCAGGGGCAGTATGCGCGAGGTGGCCACCAGGACCTTAGCCTTTCGGGCCAGGCGCACCGCCTGGACGTCACCGGCCGTAAGGTACACCGCGTCGGCGCCTTCGAGCAGCTCCCACGGCAGGTCGTCGGCGGACGAGGGCGAGGAGCGGACCCCGAGAACGGTGATCGACCGGTCTCCTGAGCGGTCGATGAAGGTGATTGCCCGCCTCTGGGCGTCCTCACGGACCCCGGCGTGGACCTTCAGGTTCATCAGGGCGAGCTCCACCCGGGCGCGCCGGCCGAGGTCGTCGTCCCCGACGGTCGTGAAGAAGTCGGCGGTGCCCGCCAGCTTGGCCAGTTGGACGGCCGCGACGGCGCCCCCTCCCCCCGCTTCGTCCCACGCCTCCACCGCGTGAATGATCTCTCCCGGGCCGGGCATGCGGGGGACGCGGACGAAGTCAATCCACTCGATGTGTCCGACGACGGCTACACGCATGAGCATCAGGCTAGCGTCTGCTCGACAGAACGGCACCCTCGCCTTGTGTATGAACAGCCTAAAGGCATATATTTGGCCTGCCTAATATCTGACGGCAGGGAGCCCACTACTTTTCGTGTGTGTGACCTAAGTAGCGGCGGCGGAGGGACATTGTATGAGTAGGAGTAAAAGCAGGCGCGGGTTGGGGCTGTTCATGGCCACGGCCC from Actinomycetota bacterium encodes the following:
- a CDS encoding PfkB family carbohydrate kinase, whose product is MRVAVVGHIEWIDFVRVPRMPGPGEIIHAVEAWDEAGGGGAVAAVQLAKLAGTADFFTTVGDDDLGRRARVELALMNLKVHAGVREDAQRRAITFIDRSGDRSITVLGVRSSPSSADDLPWELLEGADAVYLTAGDVQAVRLARKAKVLVATSRILPLLNEAGVELDALVGSSVDPSERYVDGDLSPAPKLVVRSASEAGGTYRVAGGPVLTYPATPLPGPMVDTYGCGDSFAAGLTFGLGLGLPPGEALHLAARCGAAVATGRGPYPAQLTRADL